AACGCGACGTGCATAAAGGTGCGGTCCGGGCGGGACCGAACCCGGACTCACGGACGGGTTCGGGGCCCGACGAGAGCGAACGGCTTTTGAGCGCGGGTCGCCGAGTCGGTGTATGTCGACCGAGACCGTAGACGAGCGGGCCGGTCACCGCCGGAGTCTGACGGTCGTCTCCCTCACGACGCTTTCCGGTATCGCGGCCGCGCTCGTCTCGACGATGCTTGCGAGCGGCGCGACGGACACCATCGGACTCTACCCGCTCGCCGGTGCGATCATCATTCAGCTGCCGGTGCTCCGGCTGCTCGGCGTCGACGTCGAGGACTTCGGCATCAAGGACAACCTCTACGTCGCGTTCATGACGTTCGCGCTCTGGTTCGTGACCTGGACGATCCTCCTCACCACCGAGGCCACGCTGTAATGGCCGACGACTCGATCGCGGTGGTCGACCTCGATAGCTGCCAGCCGGACAGATGTAACTACGAGTGTGCGAACTACTGCCCGCCGAATCGCACCGGCAAGGAGTGTATCACCACCCGGGGCGAGGACGCCGACGAGGGCGATCCCGACCAGATCCGGATCTCCGAGGAGATCTGTCTCGGCGAGACCTGCGGGATCTGCGTCGAGAAGTGTCCCTTCGACGCGATCGAGATAATCAACCTCCCGCAGGAACTTGAGGACGATCCCGTCCACCGCTACGGCGACAACGCCTTCTCGCTCTACGGGCTGCCCGCCCCCCAGGAGGGCCGCGTTACCGGGATCCTCGGCCCGAACGGGATCGGGAAGACCACGGCCGTCCGCATCCTCGCCGACGAGATCACCCCGAACCTCGGACAGTGGGACGAGGAACCCGACTGGGAGGGAGTGATGGACGAGTATCGCGGCACCGAACTCCAGAGCTACCTCGAAGATCTTCAAGAAGGGTCCGTGACGGTCGCGCGAAAACCCCAGTACGTCGATCGGATCCCCGATCGCTTCGACGGCAACACCAGGGAACTCCTCGAACGGACCGACGAGCGTGGCGTGCTCGACGAGCTCGTCGAACGGCTCTCGATCGGGCCGGTGATGGACCAGCCGATCGATTCGATCTCGGGGGGCGAGCTCCAGCGGGTCGCGCTCGCGGCGACGCTCGCGCGCGAGGCCGACTTCTACTTCCTCGACGAGATCACGCCGTACCTCGACATCGGCCAGCGGATGGCCGCCGCGCGGCTGATCGGCAACCTGGGCGAGGATCGGTCGGTGCTCGTGGTCGAACACGACCTCGCGATCCTCGATCTCCTCGCGGACTCGCTCCACGTCGCCTACGGCGAGCCCGGAGCCTACGGCGTCGTCACCGGGCCGAAGTCGGTGAAAAACGGGATCAACGAGTACCTCGCGGGCTATCTCGAAAACGAAAACATGCGGATTCGCCCGAACGCCATCGAGTTCGAGGAACACGCCCCGCGGACCGCGGCGGCGAGTTCCCCGCTGGTCGAGTATCCCGATCTCACGAAGTCCTACGGCGACGGCGAGTTCTCCTTGACTGTCGAGGGCGGCACGATCAACGAGAACGAGGTGCTCGGCGTCGTTGGTCCCAACGGTATCGGGAAGTCGACGTTCGCGGAGCTTCTCGCGGGAGAGCTCGATCCCGACGAGGGCAGCGTCGGGACCGCACTCGACGTCGCGTACAAACCCCAGTACATCGAGATCGACCAGCCGATGCGGGTCGATGCCTTCCTCTCGTCGATCACGAACGACTTCGGGAGCTCCTACTGGAACACCGAGATCGCCCAACCCCTCCAGCTCGAACGCATCATGGAGCAGAACCTCACTGATCTCTCCGGCGGTGAGCGCCAGCGGGTCGCCATCGCGGCCTGCCTTTCGGAGGACGCCGACCTCTACGTGCTCGACGAGCCCTCGGCCCACATGGACGTTGAGCAACGCGTCCAGGCCACCTCGGCCATCCGGCGGTACACCGAGAACCACGACGCGACCGCGCTCGTGATCGATCACGACATCTACATGATCGACCTGCTGGCCGATCGCCTGCTGGTGTTCGACGGCGAACCAGCACAGTCCGGCCACGCCGGCACGCCAGTGGGGATGCGCGAAGGGATGAACCAGTTCCTCGCGGATCTCGACGTCACCTTCCGGCGCGACGAGCGCGTCGGCCGGCCGCGGATCAACAAGCCCGGCAGCCAGCTCGACCGCGAGCAGAAAGACCAGGGCGAGTACTACTACGCGCCCTGAAATCCCCGAAACACAGCTCGAACAGCACTGTCGGGCAGGGATAGGTGCGATACGGATTCTCGGCACACTCCGTCGTTTCGTGCAACTCCTCCCAGCAGTTGGGGATCGACTGCGTGTGGCGGCGCACCGAACGCGCACAATATTGATACTGCGTGCGGATGACGGCGATCCATGGCCGAGCACAAGCGGGAAAACCGACGACTCTGGAACGAGTGGAGCGAAGACTTCCAGGCGCTGTGGAACGCGAACACGGCGGAGGGGGAACTCCCACCGGCTCCGTCCCCGTTCGATCCGGATGCGCCAGGAACCCCTCAACCCGACATACTCGCCTCCGTTGACGACAAAGAGTACGTCGAACTGGGGTGTGGTGGCGGTCAAGGAACCGTCGGCACGGCCGATTTGGGGGCTGAGACCGCCGTTGGGATCGATTTCTCCGGCGAGCAGTTGCGACACGCACGGCAGCTGCGGGATTTCTACGGTGTCGATGCGCAGTTCGTCAGCGGCGACGTGACGAGCCTGCCGTTCGGCGACGACAGGTTCGATATCGCGTCCTCCGAGGCGGCGTTCCAGATGGTCGAACATCTCGACCAGGCGCTCGGCGAAGCCCATCGCGTCCTGCGGGATGGCGGTGTCTTCGTGCTCAGCGTCCCGCATCCCCTCTACGAGAACCTCGATAACGAGACGAGGACCCTCGAGGGGAGCTACTTCGACGCCGATTCCCGGGAGATCACGGTCGACGAGGACTACGAATCGACGTTGTTCGTGTTCGATCGAACGGTTGCCGACCTCCACAACGCCCTCGTCGACGCTGGATTCGAGGTGCGACGGCTCATCGAACATCAGCGCCACGAGGTCGAGGAGGACGACCCAGCAGAGAGCGATCTCCCCGAGATACTGTGGGACGTCCCACAGAGCGTTCGGTTTTGGGCGGTCTCGTCGTGAATTGGATGTCGATCCCAGTCAGCGATCACCGACCGCACCGATAGCCAGGAATGACCACTGAGGGCCGGAAGCGCCCGCTGTTCCACGTCTCTCCTCGGATAGTGTTTTCACGTTTTCGGCTGTAGATGCGGTATGCGAGCGTACAAAGCGAAAGCGGTCGAGCGGATCGAACTCCCCGAGCGCGAGGCGCGCGAACGCCACCTCCGCGAGGCGGGCTACAACGCCTTCGAACTCGACGCCGACGCGGTGTTCGTCGACCTTCTGACCGACAGCGGCACCGGGACGATGAGCGACGAGCAGTGGGCGGCGCTGCACCGCGGCGACGAATCGTACGCCGGCAGCGAGAGCTTCCAGCGCCTCGAATCCGCGGCCGCGGACGTGATGGGATTCGAGCGCATCGTCCCCGCCCACCAGGGCCGCGGCGCGGAGAACGTCCTCTACGGGTCGCTGCTCTCGGAGGGCGATTACGTTCCGAACAACACCCACTTCGACACGACCCGGGCGCACATCACGAACAACGGCGGCGAGCCCGTCGACTGCCCGATCGAAAGCGATCTGAACCACTCGTTTCAGGGGAATCTCGACGTCGATGCGGTCCGCGATCTCGCGAGCGAGGTCGGCGCGGAACGGATCCCCGCGGTGGTCGTCACGATCACGAACAACTCCCTCGCCGGCCAGCCCGTCAGCATCGAGAACCTCCGCGAAGCGCGCACGGTCGCGAACGACCTCGACGCAAAGTTCGTCATCGACGCCTGCCGGTTCGCGGAGAACGCCTACTTCGTCACCCAGCGCGAGACCGAGTTCGCCGGCGAGAGCGTCGCCGACGTCGCGCGCGAGCAGCTCGCGGTCGCCGACGCGATCGTGATGAGCGGGAAGAAAGACGGCCTCGCGAACGTCGGCGGGTTCGTCGGCGTACGCGCTGACGACGACGAACTGTACGAACAGGCCCGCCAGCGCGCGATCCTGTTCGAGGGGTTCACCACCTACGGCGGGATGGCGGGCCGCGATCTCGAAGCGATGGCGGTCGGGCTGCGCGAGGCAGTCGAGGAGGCCTACATCGAATCGCGCGTCGA
This Halococcus agarilyticus DNA region includes the following protein-coding sequences:
- a CDS encoding EMC6-like membrane protein, yielding MSTETVDERAGHRRSLTVVSLTTLSGIAAALVSTMLASGATDTIGLYPLAGAIIIQLPVLRLLGVDVEDFGIKDNLYVAFMTFALWFVTWTILLTTEATL
- a CDS encoding ribosome biogenesis/translation initiation ATPase RLI, with product MADDSIAVVDLDSCQPDRCNYECANYCPPNRTGKECITTRGEDADEGDPDQIRISEEICLGETCGICVEKCPFDAIEIINLPQELEDDPVHRYGDNAFSLYGLPAPQEGRVTGILGPNGIGKTTAVRILADEITPNLGQWDEEPDWEGVMDEYRGTELQSYLEDLQEGSVTVARKPQYVDRIPDRFDGNTRELLERTDERGVLDELVERLSIGPVMDQPIDSISGGELQRVALAATLAREADFYFLDEITPYLDIGQRMAAARLIGNLGEDRSVLVVEHDLAILDLLADSLHVAYGEPGAYGVVTGPKSVKNGINEYLAGYLENENMRIRPNAIEFEEHAPRTAAASSPLVEYPDLTKSYGDGEFSLTVEGGTINENEVLGVVGPNGIGKSTFAELLAGELDPDEGSVGTALDVAYKPQYIEIDQPMRVDAFLSSITNDFGSSYWNTEIAQPLQLERIMEQNLTDLSGGERQRVAIAACLSEDADLYVLDEPSAHMDVEQRVQATSAIRRYTENHDATALVIDHDIYMIDLLADRLLVFDGEPAQSGHAGTPVGMREGMNQFLADLDVTFRRDERVGRPRINKPGSQLDREQKDQGEYYYAP
- a CDS encoding class I SAM-dependent methyltransferase, producing the protein MAEHKRENRRLWNEWSEDFQALWNANTAEGELPPAPSPFDPDAPGTPQPDILASVDDKEYVELGCGGGQGTVGTADLGAETAVGIDFSGEQLRHARQLRDFYGVDAQFVSGDVTSLPFGDDRFDIASSEAAFQMVEHLDQALGEAHRVLRDGGVFVLSVPHPLYENLDNETRTLEGSYFDADSREITVDEDYESTLFVFDRTVADLHNALVDAGFEVRRLIEHQRHEVEEDDPAESDLPEILWDVPQSVRFWAVSS
- a CDS encoding tryptophanase, which translates into the protein MRAYKAKAVERIELPEREARERHLREAGYNAFELDADAVFVDLLTDSGTGTMSDEQWAALHRGDESYAGSESFQRLESAAADVMGFERIVPAHQGRGAENVLYGSLLSEGDYVPNNTHFDTTRAHITNNGGEPVDCPIESDLNHSFQGNLDVDAVRDLASEVGAERIPAVVVTITNNSLAGQPVSIENLREARTVANDLDAKFVIDACRFAENAYFVTQRETEFAGESVADVAREQLAVADAIVMSGKKDGLANVGGFVGVRADDDELYEQARQRAILFEGFTTYGGMAGRDLEAMAVGLREAVEEAYIESRVEQVAELGELLQEVGVPIRTPTGGHAVYVDAGEFLPSIPREEFPGQALVCALYREGGVRGVELGELAFPGTERDQLVRLCLPRRTYFRDHLEHVAETFAAVAERREDLQGYEIVDEPAMEELRHFSAELRPVE